Within the Candidatus Methylomirabilota bacterium genome, the region TTGGCTGCCACGCTCACCACGCCGGAGATCTTTGACGCGTTTTTGGGTCCGGTGGACCAAACGAGAACCTTCTTCCACGGCCATACGTACACGGGAAATCCCTTAGGCTGCGCTGCCGCCCTGGCCAGCCTGGAGATCTTCGAGAAGGAACGGGTCCTTGAGCGGCTCCAGCCCAAGATTGCATTTCTGGAAGCGGGGTTAAGAAAACTCCGGTCCTTGCGGCATGTGGGAGAGATTCGCCAGGTGGGATTCATGGTTGGGATTGAGCTGTTCGACGACGTGACGTCGCATCGGCTGTACGCCGTCGCGAAGAGAATGGGGCACCAGGTGATTAGGGAGGCCAGGGGGCATGGCGTTATTATCCGCCCCCTTGGGGACGTCATCGTCTTGATGCCTCCGCTATCCGTCACCGAGGATGAAATCAACTTGCTCCTCGATGCGGTGTATCTCGCCATTAAGACGGTGACCGAGGGCCATGAAAGCCGATGACGACGCAATTTCGAAGTTCGAATTTCGAAATTCGAATTTTTGGGAACGTTGGACCTTGGACTTCATGCTACCATGAACCAACTGGGGCGGATTAATCGTACGTTGCTGTACGGCGAGGGACTCTTTGAGACGCTCCGGGTGTATGCAGGCCGCAAGGTCCCTCTCCTTGAGGCCCACTGTCGACGGATGGCACTCGGGGCAGAATTTTTTGGGTTTCCTTTTTCATCGACGGACTTTGCAGAGGCTGTCGATGGGGAACTCAAGGGGATTCCGAATGAGGCTGACGCTCGGCTCCGGATCACCTTGGAGGTCTGGGGAGCGGAGGGCCCTGAAGAAACCAAGTTTGTCACCCAGTCCTCTCCCGTGAAGCTGACGGACCCTAGCTATCAGGGAGGCGTGCGCCTCGTATCTGCTCCCTTCTCGCGCTTCTCCACCTCTCCCCTGCTGGTCTTCAAGACGACCAATTATTTTGAGAACAGTTATGCTCGCCGGTGGGCGGGACGCCAGGGGTTTTACGATGCCTTGTTTTTCAATGAGCGCGGCGAGGCCACCGAGACGACGACCGCAAATCTCTTCCTGGTCCGGGGGCACTGCCTGATTACACCCCCGGTGTCCGCGGGTCTTCTGCCAGGGATCGTGCGCCAGCACCTCCTGGGAAGTGCCCAGCACAGCGGTCTGGCGTTAGAGGAACGGCCCGTCACGACCGCGGATCTTGAGAAGGCAGAGGAGGTATTGCTCTCTAATGCGGTCGTGGAGGTTCTGCCGGTCAAGGAGATTGCCGGCCTTTTCACAGGGCGCACCACCTTTGAGTGGGCGGGTGCCTTGCGGGCCGCCTATCGAGAGGCCATTTTCGGCCAAGCGAAAGATTGAAGAGCAAAAAGAAGAGTTCGTGCCATATGCTGACCGCTGACGGCTGACTGCTACGGAACGGGATCATGGCCAAGGGCCTTTTCATCACCGGCACAGACACGGGCGTAGGAAAGACCTTCGTCGCAGGGGCCTTGGCAACCCTGCTTCGAGCCCGTGGGATTGATGTGGGCGTGATGAAGCCGGCCGAGACCGGCTGCATCAGGCGGGATGGGCAGCTTCACCCTCAGGATGCGCTTTATCTCAGGGATAAGGCAGAAAGCGTTGATCCACTGGACGAGATTTGTCCGTATCCTCTAGAGATGCCAGCCGCACCATCGGTTGCGGCGGACGCGGCAGGGATCGCCATCGACCTTGACTGGATCGTTGATCGGTTCCATCGTCTGGCCAGGCACCACCAACTAACCCTGGTCGAGGGGGCGGGGGGCCTGCTTGTCCCGCTCACCGATACGGACGATTACACCCACCTCATCCAAAAGCTGCAGATCCCAACACTCCTGGTGGCGCGGGCCTCCCTCGGGACCATCAATCACACATTACTCACGTCGCGCTGGGCCGGACACCTGAAGCTTTCCATCCTCGGAGTTGTTCTGAATAGTCCAACGGGTCCGCCGAGTCCTTCGGAGGAAGCAAACCTCCAGGCGCTCGCCAAGCGGCTCACCACTCCCCTCCTCGGTTGTATCCCCCATCTCCCAGGCCCGACTTTAGATCTCTCCCTCATGGAGAATTCGATCAGAATGGACCGGCTCCTGGAGCTTTTGGAGCTGGGTTGATGCGATCAGAACTCCGGGATAAGGTGGCGGATCTCTTGATGGAGGCGATCCAGCACCCGGAACGGTCGATCCTGCTCTTCTGGCTTCAGGCGTAC harbors:
- a CDS encoding aminotransferase class IV; the encoded protein is MNQLGRINRTLLYGEGLFETLRVYAGRKVPLLEAHCRRMALGAEFFGFPFSSTDFAEAVDGELKGIPNEADARLRITLEVWGAEGPEETKFVTQSSPVKLTDPSYQGGVRLVSAPFSRFSTSPLLVFKTTNYFENSYARRWAGRQGFYDALFFNERGEATETTTANLFLVRGHCLITPPVSAGLLPGIVRQHLLGSAQHSGLALEERPVTTADLEKAEEVLLSNAVVEVLPVKEIAGLFTGRTTFEWAGALRAAYREAIFGQAKD
- the bioD gene encoding dethiobiotin synthase yields the protein MAKGLFITGTDTGVGKTFVAGALATLLRARGIDVGVMKPAETGCIRRDGQLHPQDALYLRDKAESVDPLDEICPYPLEMPAAPSVAADAAGIAIDLDWIVDRFHRLARHHQLTLVEGAGGLLVPLTDTDDYTHLIQKLQIPTLLVARASLGTINHTLLTSRWAGHLKLSILGVVLNSPTGPPSPSEEANLQALAKRLTTPLLGCIPHLPGPTLDLSLMENSIRMDRLLELLELG